The following are from one region of the Arthrobacter sp. TMP15 genome:
- a CDS encoding amino acid ABC transporter ATP-binding protein yields MSEKNAKISVRQLKKSFGSNEVLKGLDVDIAEGEVVCVIGPSGSGKSTFLRCLNKLEDITAGTVTISGVDLTDADVDLNTVRANIGMVFQHFNLFPHMSVIQNIMLAPVELKKLDKAGARAQAMKLLERVGLVEKADARPASLSGGQKQRVAIARALAMNPDIMLFDEATSALDPEMVGEVLAVIRDLAAEGMTMVVVTHEMGFAREVADRVVFMDEGLICEEGTPEEMFSNAQQPRLQDFLAKVL; encoded by the coding sequence ATGAGCGAAAAAAACGCGAAAATCAGTGTCCGTCAACTGAAGAAGTCGTTTGGCTCCAATGAAGTCCTCAAAGGCTTGGACGTTGATATTGCCGAAGGCGAGGTGGTATGCGTAATTGGGCCATCAGGTTCGGGTAAATCAACGTTCCTGCGCTGCCTGAACAAGCTTGAGGACATTACTGCCGGTACTGTCACGATCAGCGGTGTTGACCTGACCGATGCAGACGTTGATTTGAACACCGTCCGGGCAAACATTGGCATGGTCTTTCAGCACTTCAACCTGTTCCCGCACATGTCAGTGATCCAAAACATCATGCTGGCGCCGGTGGAACTCAAGAAATTGGACAAGGCCGGGGCAAGGGCTCAGGCGATGAAGCTGCTTGAACGGGTTGGGCTTGTCGAGAAAGCCGATGCTCGGCCGGCATCGCTTTCCGGCGGGCAGAAACAGCGTGTGGCCATTGCACGTGCCCTGGCTATGAACCCCGACATCATGCTCTTCGATGAGGCTACCAGCGCTTTGGACCCGGAAATGGTCGGGGAGGTGTTGGCGGTTATTCGCGATCTGGCCGCCGAGGGCATGACAATGGTGGTAGTCACGCATGAGATGGGCTTTGCTCGCGAAGTGGCTGACAGGGTTGTCTTCATGGACGAGGGGCTTATCTGCGAGGAAGGCACTCCGGAAGAAATGTTCTCAAACGCCCAGCAGCCGCGATTGCAGGATTTTCTGGCCAAGGTTCTCTAG
- a CDS encoding amino acid ABC transporter substrate-binding protein/permease, producing MLFGIGGASALSASAAPATPANVISAPTKALQGDVKGKTFSIATDTTFAPFEFRDGSGELVGIDMDLLRAIAVDQGFEVDIKSLGFDAALQALQSNQVAGVIAGMSITDERKQIFDFSAPYFDSGVQMAVATNNGEITSYADLKGKTVTAKRGSEGESFANSIKAEYNFTVKALADSATMYDDVKAGNSVAVFDDYPVLAYGVSQNNGLKIVTDKEQGSSYGFAVNKGQNPELLAAFDAGLSNLKANGEYDKILDKYLAKSEVAEQVSFLQLVKDSFPALMKGLWLTMVATVLSLAIALVLGILFGFFKVAESRILRGIATTYVSIFRGTPLLVQAFFFYFGLPQMTGQPIDVLSAGVLTLSLNAGAYMTEIVRGGIQSVDPGQLEASRSLGLGYVTSMRRVVVPQAVKIMTPSFINQFVITLKDTSLLAVIGFAELTYQGQQIYASNFRTGETLLIVAALYFIVISILTQLSNALDRKFNK from the coding sequence ATGCTTTTCGGGATCGGCGGGGCCTCAGCGTTGAGCGCATCGGCCGCTCCTGCCACCCCGGCAAATGTTATTTCCGCACCCACAAAAGCGCTCCAAGGCGATGTTAAAGGCAAGACCTTTTCAATTGCTACTGACACCACTTTTGCCCCGTTTGAGTTCCGGGACGGGAGCGGTGAGCTGGTCGGTATCGACATGGACCTGCTGCGGGCCATTGCCGTAGACCAAGGCTTCGAAGTGGATATTAAATCACTGGGCTTTGACGCTGCATTGCAAGCGCTGCAGTCCAACCAGGTGGCGGGCGTTATTGCCGGCATGTCCATTACGGATGAGCGGAAGCAGATCTTTGACTTCTCCGCACCTTACTTTGACTCCGGCGTGCAAATGGCGGTCGCCACTAACAACGGCGAGATCACTTCCTATGCGGATCTGAAAGGCAAGACTGTCACAGCTAAGCGTGGCAGTGAAGGCGAGTCCTTTGCTAACTCGATTAAGGCTGAGTACAACTTTACGGTAAAGGCTTTGGCTGATTCGGCCACTATGTACGACGACGTTAAAGCAGGCAACTCTGTGGCAGTCTTCGATGACTACCCGGTGCTGGCCTACGGTGTCAGCCAGAATAATGGCCTGAAAATCGTTACGGACAAAGAACAGGGCAGCTCCTACGGATTTGCCGTTAACAAGGGCCAAAACCCGGAACTGCTAGCCGCCTTTGACGCTGGTCTGAGCAACTTGAAGGCCAATGGCGAGTACGACAAGATTCTCGACAAATACCTGGCTAAGTCCGAAGTTGCCGAACAGGTCAGCTTTTTGCAACTCGTCAAGGATAGTTTTCCAGCCCTGATGAAGGGGCTATGGCTGACAATGGTCGCCACGGTGCTCTCATTGGCCATTGCGCTGGTACTGGGTATCCTCTTTGGATTCTTCAAGGTGGCCGAGAGCAGGATTCTGCGCGGCATTGCCACGACGTACGTTTCTATCTTCCGTGGAACTCCGCTGCTAGTCCAAGCGTTCTTCTTCTACTTTGGTTTGCCGCAGATGACAGGGCAGCCAATCGATGTTCTCAGTGCCGGCGTTTTGACACTGAGTCTTAACGCTGGTGCCTATATGACAGAGATTGTCCGTGGCGGCATTCAATCCGTTGACCCTGGACAATTGGAAGCCAGCCGCAGCCTGGGCTTAGGGTACGTCACCTCCATGCGCCGTGTAGTGGTGCCGCAGGCTGTGAAGATTATGACGCCGTCGTTCATCAACCAGTTCGTCATCACGCTCAAGGACACCTCGTTGCTGGCCGTCATTGGCTTCGCGGAGCTGACGTATCAGGGCCAACAGATTTACGCGTCCAACTTCCGCACGGGTGAGACACTGCTGATTGTGGCGGCTCTGTACTTTATTGTGATCTCGATCTTGACCCAGCTTTCCAACGCTTTGGACAGGAAGTTCAACAAATGA
- a CDS encoding glutaminase, translating into MDMQGILDGIVDHVAPLCERGEVAAYIPSLSKVPRDKFGICVAMSDGTVYGAGDWQEPFSIQSISKVFSLALVMSYDYDSIWRRVFREPSGTPFNSMVQLEADRGIPRNPFINAGALVVTDRLLTLTGDAAGSVRGLVRRESGSADVDVDAVVAASESGHGHRNASMAHLLASYGNLENPVEDVLANYFDQCALEMSCEDLAKASLFLARHGVSSGGTPFLSPNQSKRVNAVMLTCGTYDAAGEFAYRVGVPCKSGVGGGIVAIVPGRCSVTVWGPALGPNGNSMAGIAALDEFTARTDWSIF; encoded by the coding sequence ATGGACATGCAGGGCATCCTCGATGGCATCGTTGATCATGTTGCACCCCTGTGCGAACGAGGAGAAGTAGCGGCCTACATTCCCAGTTTAAGTAAAGTACCGCGGGATAAATTTGGCATCTGTGTGGCCATGTCCGATGGGACAGTGTATGGGGCAGGGGACTGGCAGGAGCCGTTTTCCATTCAAAGTATTTCCAAAGTTTTTTCATTGGCTCTAGTGATGTCCTATGACTACGATTCGATCTGGCGGCGAGTTTTCCGGGAGCCCTCAGGGACACCCTTTAACTCCATGGTTCAGCTAGAAGCCGATCGGGGTATACCGCGGAACCCTTTTATCAATGCTGGTGCTCTGGTTGTCACAGACAGGCTATTGACTCTCACAGGTGATGCTGCCGGTTCGGTACGCGGGCTTGTGCGCAGGGAATCAGGATCTGCTGACGTTGATGTGGATGCGGTGGTGGCGGCCTCAGAATCGGGACACGGTCACCGGAACGCTTCAATGGCGCATTTGCTGGCCAGCTACGGCAACCTTGAGAACCCGGTTGAGGACGTTCTGGCTAACTACTTCGACCAGTGCGCCCTTGAAATGAGCTGTGAGGACCTAGCCAAGGCATCACTGTTCCTAGCCCGTCATGGCGTCTCTTCGGGCGGTACACCGTTCCTGAGCCCCAATCAAAGCAAGCGTGTCAACGCTGTGATGCTCACTTGTGGCACCTATGACGCTGCGGGGGAGTTTGCCTACCGTGTGGGTGTGCCATGCAAAAGCGGTGTGGGCGGCGGTATCGTAGCCATTGTTCCTGGCCGCTGCTCGGTCACCGTATGGGGCCCTGCGCTGGGCCCCAACGGTAATTCAATGGCAGGCATTGCGGCGTTGGATGAGTTCACCGCCCGTACCGACTGGTCCATTTTTTAG